A segment of the Panicum hallii strain FIL2 chromosome 1, PHallii_v3.1, whole genome shotgun sequence genome:
AATCTCTGTAGCAAATGCAGATGCAACATCAGTACTTCAGAACTAAAGCTAATCTATTGCTTCACTTCTGGTTTGTTCTCTTTCGTTTAGAACCACTTGGGATTTTATCTCTTGAATTAGATTTCTTTGCTGCTTCTGATTCCAGAGACTCTTCCAGTTTTTTCAGAGCTTTTAAACCAAACAAGAAGATGACATAGTTAGAATGATGGAATGTTAAAATTATAGGTGAGAAGGAACTAAAGACCAGCACATCCTAATTACAGGACCATTATCTCACCACTGGAGAAAACTGGACGAAGTGTTTCTATTGATTCCTCAGGCAATGAATGAAGACTGCAGCTAGCATTGTCAGCCTTCTTCAGCATTTTGTCAAAAGTTTTAACCTACAAAACATTTGGCTCAGCAACCGGCATAGAAATACAAAATGCACAAAGTATATTCTTATTGCAACTGCTCTGGGTATGATTCAGTTGGGTGTACGCCTGGTAATAAAATGGAGGCATCTAGTAGTGTACATAGTTATATTTCACTTTAGAATGGACATCAAAGTGCTTTATGCATTCTTAATTCCTAACGCAAGTGAGGAAGTCTCACTGCTCAGTAGTCAGTACTGAGCAGTGTCCCTATAACAACTTTCCACACCAAATCATATGGTACCAAACAAACATCCAGCAGCTCAACAATACTCAGCTCGCAGTCCATGAGTCTAACCCCAAGGGTACAGCCATACAGGAAGGAGAATGAGATTGCAACCTTTTCACAATATAATTATGCATACACAGGCATTGGGAAAGCTACCTATTATCATTAGGCAGAGCAATACCTCATGTTTTCTTAAAAAGGTGAAGCAGGAACCAGACTCCCCTGCTCTTGCAGTCCGACCCGCTCGATGTATGTATGTTTTCACATATGGTGGCATATCATAATTGATAACATATCTTAAACCATCAATATGTATTCCACGAGCCATTCTATCAGTACCGATCAGAACATCGATTTCCCCTTCCTTGAAGGCCTCCAGTGTCTTCCTGCAAGAGAGAAATTCAATTAATATAATGGCATCATATCGGTCACTTAAGTTACCAATCTCGACTATTGTAGAAACAAACTTGATATCTATCCctaatttatagaaaaaaaaaatctcatCACCTATTCCTACTGTATGACCTATTTGTTCCAACTGTATGACCTATTCCTAATTTAACCTACCGCATAGTCGTAGACCATGGCCATAATATCCCATAACAATTAATGTCTCAAGTTGGGGATAAGCTCAACTTCATTGTATCATTCTCTAATCCCATCATCACTAGACCACATACTTTCGAACTAATTGTTTTCTAAATTCACATTCATGTAAACCAAAGATTATGACCTCAGCACTTTAGTAAGGCAGATCCAAGTAGAGACAAGATTCCCATTCTTTTCTTGTTAACCTTGATATGGCTAATCACCCAAAACTCAACCCAAAAAAACTTTGATTTATCAAGTTAAACAATTTAATTTAGATAGCTTACCTTCGAGTAGATTCTCGCTGCAAGCGTGAATATTCACTAAATTTAAAGGGTAAGTCTTCAAAAAATCCCAGCAATGTGCTTAGTCTGTGGCTTGATTCTACAGATGAGGTAAAAACTAAGCACTTGTTCCCTTGCAGCTCTTGGAGAAGAACAATGAGAGAGAGTGGCTTTAAGTTTGATGTACAAATCTGCAATTGCAGCATAGAACAAATATGAGTATGCACAAAAGAGTTTCCAATAGTACTTTTACACTTGGATGACACAAAACTGTTGATCTAAGATAAAAGGTgctatagagagagagagagagagagagagagagagagagaccagctTGTAGGATTCAAGTTTTGTAGGAATTCTGTAACGCTTCTTCCCACTATTCAACAATAAGGGGTGGTGCAACTCGAGTTGAGAAAGCTTGCTAGGATCTTGAGTCAGTGTAGCAGACAAAACTATCTTTGCTAATCTTGGATAGCATTTACCTTTAAACCCACGCTCAACACCTCTACACGGTAAAGGGCAGATTAATTAAATCCACAAACAAAATATATAGCACTGTATTAAACTGTTCATATGGTAGGGAACGGCAAGAATGTAAAGTACGGAGAATATGGGCAAAGTTGTTAACCTTAATAAAAGAGGGTATGATAATATGAGCATACAATGTGACCTTTACTAAAAGAGGAAACTACACAAGAATGTAATTAGGAATAGGAATTACGATCTTCTAATAGTAGTCAATGGATGAAGTAGAGTTTTCCCATCAGTGTCGTGCCAGGAACGATCTTGGCCAATTGAGTGTGTAAGTTGGATCACTGTTGGCAACCAGGATTGGTAAGCCTCTCTTAACATCCTATCTGTTTCATCAATGACCTGAATCCCAACAAAATAAATGAAATATGAGGTGCTAGAAAGTTGGAAAAGTACACACACATGATAAGGCTAAAGCAGTCTAAAAAACGCTAAAGCAAAAGTTTGTATGTTTATACACAAATAGTACAACTCCATGAAACAACAACAGCCCCCATATGTCAAATTATATTGAAACTTGCAAGTTGCATGATTCCAAAAGACATACGTAGTAAGGATCTAAAGTAAGAGCTGAATCTGGTAGTTCTGCGTTGCCATAAATTGGCCCAGAATAATCATGCATTGATGCCAATATAGCAGACGCATCACCATATATCTGGATATAAACCAGGCACAAAGCAAACTGCAAACACTCTGGTCGAAATTCAATTCCAGGGCATAATCTCACAAAAAATCTACATGGTGTGTTCCTTTCACATTTTTTTTAGTGTACAGTATATAAAGCACACACAAACTACAGTGATCGTTCAAGGCTTAAACAGACAATTCCATGAAGGAGAAGGACATTAGATTCAGATAAAACAAAAACTATCGACAACGTAAGTGTAGGAGATGTAAAAAGAATTATGCAATAAAGTTACCAATGAGCCTACCAGGTACTGAAGATGCTCCAGACTGAAACCATTTGTCATGTTAATGTGATCCATCAGTCTTCCAGGTGTTGccaccaatatatcaactttaGTCTGTGGTTCCATTTTGACATATTCTTCATCAATAGTTGGGTAAAGCTCTTGTTTGGGCTTCCTGACAAGATTGGAAACTTCATCTGCTAATGACGATTGGCCAACTGCTGAACCTACTGACAAGCCCACCACAGGAGCAATAGCATCAAAAACCTCTTTAACCTGCAGTTGAATTAAAAACAGAAAAAACTTTCATTTGTTTTGGCCTGATATGAAATGGATAAATGTCAGGCTCAAATGTGGGCGCTATGGATTAGGAGAGATAAATTTCAAAAAGTTAAACAGAAAATGCACCAACCTGCAAGGCTAAATCCCGTGTAGGAAGCACAACCAAAGCACGCAAACACCTTACTTTCCGAGTGGAGAGCATTTGCACAATAGGTAGGGCATAAGCTAGAGTTTTGCCAGATCCAGTTGGGGAGTTAATACAGACATCCCTCTCAAAAGCACCAGGACCAATCGTTTCCACCCAAGCTGCTTCTTGAACTGGGAAAAATGATTCAATTCCCATTCTCTGCAAAGCCCCTGCTAATCTACAATGGTAAACATACCCTTCAGACACTTTCCTAGCTTGATAGATTAACTGCACTGAAAATGCATTTGACAACTTATAACGAAGGAACCAAAATGCTAAGCACAGTGACACAAGCTAGCCACTGGGCGGATTAGCACCAAGCTTTGCTAAGACAACCTAGTTGGAACTCGGCCCTAACAAATTGCAGAAGCAGCAACCGCCATCCAGCTCTACAGTTTCTGCGAGCAACCAAGCAACGCAAGCTAAATTCCAAGACAAATCCTACTCCTATCTTCACGAGAGTGAAAACTAAATAGCATCCTCACTGTAATTTCCCCCACCCACTACAGACAGCAAAACTCAAAACCTAAACCACATAGTTAGTCTACTCCTAGCAGCAAGCAACCAAACTAAAGAATCGCCTGTTTCAAGTGATCACAAGGAAAACGCGGAAGCATCGAGAGCGCACCTGGGGTCGAGGCGGGGAAGCTGCGCGACGGGGCAGCCGGAGAAGGCGTCGATGTCGACGGGGTACCGCATCCACGGCAGGTGCGGCACGCGGTCCGCGGGCCCCTCTTCCTCATCATTCCTCGCCATGGCAACCATCCAGCGACAGAACTCGCCTCAGGTAATGTGATAAACTCGCGGAGGAGCTGAAGCCGGGAGGAGCACTGGTGATgcgaggcggcgcgcggggcaggGAGTGGCTGCGACGGCGAGGACTCGCTCGCTGCGAATTGGAGGCGGCCGGCAAACTAGGGCGCTTCGGgtcggggggtgggggggcgggggccgggttggggggggggggtggtcacGGACTCACCACGGTGGGGTGGAGTGGGATGGGTTGGGCTGTATTCTGTTGGGCCAGCCACAAAGAGATTTGAGCCGTACATTTTAACGTTTTGACCCCACGCCCCCGGCCCAGCCGTTGCCTACCGTAGCCCACATTTTTGTGCCCCCAGATGAGCAAGAAACTATTCTGCTTCTTTCTAACTGGAGTCCGGAGGTGGGGCTCGGAGCGACTAGCGGCCTCCATGGCAACATTGAAAATTAATTTACTGCAACATTTGAAATCACTAATACCACGTTacaaaaatatatataaaaataattaTATCATCCGATTCTATGATAGAAAATTTCCACTGCAACATAACATAATATTTCATGCAATATTTCTATAAGAACAATAATATGTAGAAACACAAAGTTTTGTAATATCAACACTAATTGGCAACATTTAGAAATTATAATTGCGATATTTTTGAACAACAATTTCAATATTAAAAGAATATTTTTCTTAAAaaattaataaaataaatagaattAGTCGACATATCAACTATTAAATGTATAATAAATTTATGCAGAATTCTAATTGTTGCAGCATCACCTCACATCTCAAACATACCACTATAATCATATAATCATATAGGTCGACCCATCGAATAATTTTAAAACAACTACTGCGACATCAATAATTAACTGGAACTCCCGCTGCAATATTATCGTATCCATATTGTAATACATATCCATATCTAAAAAAAAAGTATGTAAAAAGATCACCGCAACATCGGTCAATGAGATTGAAGTGCTTTTTCTCACTACAACAATACCTCATACTTATTACAATAAAATTGTGTGTAAAAAAACGCTGGTTGGAGGTGTCCCACTATTTTTTTCATTGGACGTCCCAATGCTAGCATTACCGTTTTATATTTTTGTGATTATTACAAACACCACTCACGTGAATATCACTCTTACAGTTGACTTTACAAAGCTACCATTGGAAAGAGAAGAAATCTTATAAGCTTAAAAAACGGATATTTTTTATAGGTGACGTGCCAGGTCACGGTGCTAGCGTGGAGGCACGTTAAAAATAAGACGAAGCTACCCCTACCctgctcctcctctctctctctctccccctccttcAGCTGGGTCCCGCAACTCCTCTCACTGCCAGGTGGGCCCCACCTTTCAGCTTCATCTCTCACCTTCAGTTTGAGGAGCAGGAGCGCCcgggccgccgccccgccgcgtgccgcAGCAGCACCGCTACCTCCCTCCGTCCAGCTGCACCGGACTTGGCCAGGCTCAGCAGCGCTGGCACGAACGGAGTGGACTGGCGGCCGACGGACGAAGAGGACTTGGACACCCGCCTTTGCACGCCAACAGCGGCGGCCCGCTCATGCACTCACGCCTCCACCTAGCcccggcggctgcggctgcgaAGGCGACCTTGAGGCGCTTGGAGGAGGGGAGCTtggggaggcgcgcggcggggccgaGCGTGCCTGCGGCCTTGTAGGACTTGGATGCGGCCTTGGATGCAGCAAGGATGGTGGCGACCGGGGAGGACGCGGCGGCCTGAGcgtggcgacggcggcggaggtggcgtcGGCCAGCGGCTTGagcgcgcgggagctggagaGGGCGACGAGCAGGCGCACCCCCGGAGCTACGCCAAGCGCGGAGGtcgtggcggcggccgcgagcTCGTGTGCGGgaggcatggcggcggcggtcctcgTGGGGACGCGCAGGCCACTGGAGGCGAGGCGGCGTGCGGGGAACGGGGCCGTGGATAGGTCGGGAACCGAGGTGGGGAAAAAAGTGCTAGAGGTGGGAGActaagctgacgggtggggcccaCCTAACCAGTGAGAGGAGCTGCGGAACCTAGCTGTcggtgagggagagagaggagcaGCGCAGGGCAGCTTCATCTTTTCTCAACGTGCCTTCATGCTGTCACCGTGATCTAGCACGCTATACACGTAAAAATATATCTTTTTGGTAAATTTGTACGATTTCTTCTTTTTTCTAATGATAATTTTGTAAAAGCAATCGTAATAGCGATATTTGAATGAGTAGCGTTTGTAataatagtaaaaagtgtaaaaAGGCTCTTTAGGTAGGGGAGAAGGCGGCGGCAACGTCACGGCCGCTCCAAACGGCCGCGCCCATTTCATTTTGGCGTTTCGATTTCCAACCGGCCCCACCAATCGCCTTCCGATCCCCAcctccccctccgccgccccgatGGGAAGACGACGatcccgcggccgccgccgcaagaGCAAGATCAAACAAGGGGGGAACGACAACGGCGACGGGCGCTGCCCCCCGCACCCCGGATTCGTCCGCGGGCGCTGCTCCCGGTGCGGGGCAAAGGAGGAGAACGCGGAAGGAGGCGCCCCCAGGCCCAGAGTCGCCCCCTGCCCCGCTCACCGCGGCTTCCTGCGTGGGGTGAAGGATGggggcgcgggaggaggcgTAGTTGGGAAGATCCAGGAGTGCCCGGCGGTTCCGGCTTCGGCGACGACGAGCATCCCGCGCGCGTCCGATCTGGACACACTCTTGCGCGCGAGGAAGCTGACCCTCATCCTGGACCTGGATCACACGCTGCTCAACTCGACGGAGATCCGCCAGCTCTCCCCCACCGAGCAAAGCAATGGATTCACGCGGCACACCATGGATGATCCCCGCACAGGCCTCTTCCAGTTGGACGTCCATGTGCTCACCAAGCTGCGCCCGTTCGTGCGAGGCTTCCTGGAGCAGGCGAGCACCATGTTCGAGATGCACGTGTACACCCTGGGAGGTCAGGAGTACGCGAGGGCGGTCGCCAAGCAGCTGGACCCGATGGCGTCTACTTCGGCGCGAGGATCGTGT
Coding sequences within it:
- the LOC112887107 gene encoding DEAD-box ATP-dependent RNA helicase 1 is translated as MVAMARNDEEEGPADRVPHLPWMRYPVDIDAFSGCPVAQLPRLDPRLAGALQRMGIESFFPVQEAAWVETIGPGAFERDVCINSPTGSGKTLAYALPIVQMLSTRKVRCLRALVVLPTRDLALQVKEVFDAIAPVVGLSVGSAVGQSSLADEVSNLVRKPKQELYPTIDEEYVKMEPQTKVDILVATPGRLMDHINMTNGFSLEHLQYLVIDETDRMLREAYQSWLPTVIQLTHSIGQDRSWHDTDGKTLLHPLTTIRRSGVERGFKGKCYPRLAKIVLSATLTQDPSKLSQLELHHPLLLNSGKKRYRIPTKLESYKLICTSNLKPLSLIVLLQELQGNKCLVFTSSVESSHRLSTLLGFFEDLPFKFSEYSRLQRESTRRKTLEAFKEGEIDVLIGTDRMARGIHIDGLRYVINYDMPPYVKTYIHRAGRTARAGESGSCFTFLRKHEVKTFDKMLKKADNASCSLHSLPEESIETLRPVFSSALKKLEESLESEAAKKSNSRDKIPSGSKRKRTNQK